In Streptomyces sclerotialus, one genomic interval encodes:
- a CDS encoding LCP family protein, whose translation MRQSSVRGDRPRRHQPDAQELGWDDSLYEGRSDGQHGEGGAAGTAEPAGRGRRKRRRGRRVLRWTAGIAALLVLGTAGAGYLYYEHLNGNLRKGALDLGAGGLKKPEPNAFGQTPMNILLLGSDSRNSKENLELGGAKADVGRKPLADVQMLLHVSADRSSMSVLSIPRDTRVTIPECTDPKSGEKYPQTTGPINQSLQHGGPGCTVATWKELTGIYIDHFMMIDFAGVVDMADAVGGVPVCVDGNIYSHDSKGHGSGLKLTKGEHNIKGVQALQWLRTRYGFEDNTDIGRAKAQHMYMNSMIRQLKSSAKLTDAGKLQALAEAATKALTVDEGLGSVKKLYDLGGDLNRVPVKRITMATMPWSYGPGESYVIPKPGEAEQVFAMLRNDTALDGKDKKTKKPAADPKATTPEDQLQITVQNGTNGAIQGPVVGRASQVQARLAALGYTAAGTDATLIAQADTTITYGGKDAEGDALAVAKALGLPKSAVKESSSAQGIRLIVGNDWRTGTSYPKAAGGKQQADKAPESADALNGEDKKACMKVNPDYTF comes from the coding sequence ATGCGGCAGAGCAGTGTGCGGGGTGACCGACCACGCCGACACCAGCCCGACGCCCAGGAGTTGGGCTGGGACGACAGCCTCTACGAAGGCCGCAGCGACGGGCAGCACGGGGAGGGCGGTGCGGCCGGCACCGCCGAGCCCGCCGGCCGCGGCAGGCGCAAGCGCCGAAGAGGCCGCCGGGTCCTGCGCTGGACCGCCGGCATCGCCGCGCTCCTCGTGCTCGGGACGGCGGGCGCCGGTTACCTCTACTACGAGCACCTCAACGGAAACCTGCGCAAGGGCGCGCTCGACCTCGGCGCCGGCGGGCTGAAGAAGCCCGAGCCCAACGCCTTCGGCCAGACCCCGATGAACATCCTCCTGCTCGGCTCGGACAGCCGGAACAGCAAGGAGAACCTCGAGCTGGGCGGCGCGAAGGCCGACGTGGGCCGCAAGCCGCTGGCGGACGTGCAGATGCTGCTGCACGTCTCCGCCGACCGCTCCAGCATGTCGGTGCTCTCGATACCCCGCGACACCCGCGTGACCATCCCCGAGTGCACCGACCCCAAGAGCGGCGAGAAGTACCCGCAGACCACCGGGCCCATCAACCAGTCGCTGCAGCACGGCGGTCCGGGCTGCACGGTCGCCACCTGGAAAGAGCTGACCGGCATCTACATCGATCACTTCATGATGATCGACTTCGCTGGTGTGGTGGACATGGCCGACGCGGTGGGCGGGGTCCCGGTCTGCGTCGACGGCAACATCTACTCGCACGACAGCAAGGGCCACGGCAGCGGGCTGAAGCTGACCAAGGGCGAGCACAACATCAAGGGCGTACAGGCGCTCCAGTGGCTGCGCACCCGCTACGGCTTCGAGGACAACACCGACATCGGCCGGGCCAAGGCCCAGCACATGTACATGAACTCGATGATCCGTCAGCTCAAGTCGAGTGCCAAGCTCACCGACGCGGGCAAGCTCCAGGCGCTGGCGGAGGCCGCCACCAAGGCACTGACCGTGGACGAGGGGCTCGGCTCCGTCAAGAAGCTCTACGACCTCGGCGGCGACCTCAACCGGGTACCGGTCAAGCGGATCACCATGGCGACCATGCCGTGGTCGTACGGCCCCGGCGAGTCCTACGTCATCCCCAAGCCGGGCGAGGCCGAGCAGGTGTTCGCGATGCTGCGCAACGACACCGCGCTGGACGGCAAGGACAAGAAGACGAAGAAGCCCGCGGCCGACCCGAAGGCCACGACGCCCGAGGACCAGCTGCAGATCACCGTGCAGAACGGCACCAACGGCGCGATCCAGGGCCCGGTGGTGGGCCGCGCGAGCCAGGTCCAGGCGCGGCTCGCGGCGCTCGGCTACACGGCCGCCGGCACCGACGCCACGCTCATCGCCCAGGCCGACACCACGATCACGTACGGGGGCAAGGACGCCGAGGGGGACGCGCTGGCCGTCGCCAAGGCGCTCGGGCTGCCCAAGAGCGCGGTGAAGGAGTCCAGTTCGGCCCAGGGCATCCGGCTGATCGTCGGCAACGACTGGCGTACCGGGACCTCGTACCCGAAGGCGGCCGGCGGCAAGCAGCAGGCGGACAAGGCCCCGGAGAGCGCGGACGCCCTCAACGGCGAGGACAAGAAGGCGTGCATGAAGGTGAACCCGGACTACACCTTCTGA
- a CDS encoding glycosyltransferase family 2 protein: protein MNDTHATPSRHPAVSVIMPVLNEERHLRNSVRHILEQEYEGEMEVVIALGPSTDRTDEIAAELVREDPRVHTVPNPTGRTPAALNAAIKASRHPVVVRVDGHGMLSRNYIATAVRLLEETGAQNVGGIMHAEGENAWEEAVAAAMTSKIGVGNAAFHTGGQAGPAETVYLGVFRREALEQQGGYNVEFIRAQDWELNFRIREAGGLVWFSPELKVQYRPRPSIKALAKQYKDYGKWRHVVARYHSGSINARYLAPPTAVCAIAAGVVVGAAVTPWGFVVPGAYLAAILAGSVPAGKGLSLKARAQIPVALATMHMSWGWGFLTSPRSLAKKVIASRRPAVTAPAETA, encoded by the coding sequence ATGAACGACACCCACGCCACGCCGAGCCGGCACCCCGCGGTCTCCGTGATCATGCCGGTGCTCAATGAGGAACGTCATCTGCGCAACTCCGTGCGCCACATCCTGGAGCAGGAGTACGAGGGCGAGATGGAGGTGGTGATCGCGCTCGGGCCGTCCACGGACCGCACCGACGAGATCGCCGCCGAGCTGGTACGGGAGGACCCGCGGGTGCACACCGTGCCCAATCCGACCGGCCGTACGCCCGCCGCGCTGAACGCCGCGATCAAGGCGTCCCGGCACCCCGTCGTGGTGCGGGTCGACGGCCACGGCATGCTGTCGCGCAACTACATCGCGACCGCCGTGCGCCTCCTTGAGGAGACCGGCGCGCAGAACGTCGGCGGCATCATGCACGCCGAGGGCGAGAACGCCTGGGAGGAGGCGGTCGCGGCCGCCATGACCTCCAAGATCGGCGTGGGCAACGCGGCGTTCCACACCGGCGGCCAGGCGGGCCCGGCCGAGACCGTCTACCTGGGTGTCTTCCGGCGCGAGGCGCTGGAGCAGCAGGGCGGGTACAACGTGGAGTTCATCCGCGCCCAGGACTGGGAGCTGAACTTCCGCATCCGCGAGGCGGGCGGGCTGGTCTGGTTCTCGCCCGAGCTGAAGGTGCAGTACCGCCCGCGGCCCAGCATCAAGGCGCTGGCCAAGCAGTACAAGGACTACGGCAAATGGCGGCACGTCGTCGCCCGCTACCACTCCGGCTCGATCAACGCCCGCTACCTGGCCCCGCCGACGGCGGTCTGCGCGATCGCCGCGGGCGTCGTGGTCGGCGCCGCGGTGACGCCGTGGGGCTTCGTCGTTCCGGGGGCCTACCTCGCGGCGATCCTGGCGGGCTCCGTCCCGGCGGGCAAGGGCCTGTCGCTCAAGGCCCGCGCCCAGATCCCGGTCGCGCTGGCGACCATGCACATGTCGTGGGGATGGGGCTTCCTCACCAGCCCGCGGTCGCTGGCCAAGAAGGTCATCGCCAGCCGCCGCCCGGCGGTGACGGCACCGGCCGAGACCGCGTAG
- a CDS encoding LCP family protein, translated as MDAQGRGQAGDIDPADQWVFDPNTGNYELRLDAGAKSAPRQGGRRAEAPSATPTESGRKQRRAQERGRTAGSDGDTPTRELPAQRNRRAGGRTGHRSAAAAAPAASTGRRKPKPKASKKKKALYWGAGTMGFVLVAGCTGAYFVYQHLDGNISKVDVGINNEAVTDGPVNILIMGTDSREGKGNDGYGDLGSVGHADTTILMHVSADRTNATALSIPRDMITDIPDCPTTQKDGSKKVIPGQQGVRFNTSLGQEGRDPGCTWRTVQKMTGLKINHFMMADFNAVKELSTAVGGVEVCAGKDINDPKSHLKLKAGKHVVQGEQALAFVRTRHTVGTGSDLSRIELQQQFLSSMIRKMKSDDTLSNPSKLWKLSNAATKALTVDTGIGTASKLMDLAKDLSRVDVKNVTFATVPVLDNPEDPATVILDEAKAEPLFKMVQADHSLTKTKKKEKSKKKAEPVTKAPAAEVRVDVSNGGGPLGAAQETVDWLQNDKGAPLSTNAGNAPTTLDTTRLEYAPNQAGQAATLAEWMGLPKSAMKQTTGDAGPKVPMKLILGKDFTGAGQPVEAPTKTPDGVQNVNADNKNVCAK; from the coding sequence GTGGACGCGCAAGGCCGTGGGCAGGCGGGCGACATCGATCCCGCCGATCAGTGGGTGTTCGACCCGAACACCGGCAACTACGAACTGCGACTGGATGCTGGCGCAAAGTCAGCCCCCAGGCAGGGCGGCCGGAGAGCCGAAGCCCCCTCCGCGACTCCCACCGAAAGTGGCCGGAAGCAGCGGCGCGCGCAGGAGCGCGGCCGAACGGCCGGATCCGACGGTGACACACCGACCCGGGAACTGCCCGCGCAGCGCAACCGCCGGGCCGGCGGCCGCACGGGACACCGCTCGGCGGCGGCCGCCGCGCCCGCGGCGAGCACCGGCCGCCGCAAGCCCAAGCCGAAGGCGTCGAAGAAGAAGAAGGCGCTGTACTGGGGCGCGGGCACGATGGGATTCGTGCTGGTCGCCGGCTGCACGGGCGCGTACTTCGTCTACCAGCACCTCGACGGCAACATCTCCAAGGTCGACGTCGGCATCAACAACGAGGCGGTCACCGACGGCCCGGTCAACATCCTGATCATGGGAACGGACTCCCGTGAGGGGAAGGGCAACGACGGCTACGGAGACCTGGGCAGTGTCGGCCACGCCGACACCACGATCCTGATGCACGTCTCCGCGGACCGGACGAACGCCACCGCGCTGAGCATCCCGCGCGACATGATCACCGACATCCCGGACTGCCCGACCACGCAGAAGGACGGGTCGAAGAAGGTGATCCCCGGTCAGCAGGGGGTGCGCTTCAACACCAGCCTCGGCCAGGAGGGCCGCGACCCGGGCTGCACCTGGCGGACCGTCCAGAAGATGACCGGCCTGAAGATCAATCACTTCATGATGGCGGACTTCAACGCCGTCAAGGAGCTGTCCACCGCGGTGGGCGGCGTCGAGGTCTGCGCCGGCAAGGACATAAACGACCCCAAGTCGCACCTGAAGCTCAAGGCCGGCAAGCACGTCGTCCAGGGCGAGCAGGCGCTGGCCTTCGTACGGACCCGGCACACCGTCGGCACCGGCAGTGACCTCAGCCGCATCGAACTGCAGCAGCAGTTCCTCAGTTCGATGATCCGCAAGATGAAGTCGGACGACACGCTCAGCAACCCGAGCAAGCTGTGGAAGCTGAGCAACGCCGCCACCAAGGCGCTCACCGTCGACACCGGCATCGGCACCGCGAGCAAGCTGATGGACCTGGCCAAGGACCTCAGCCGGGTGGACGTCAAGAACGTCACCTTCGCGACCGTGCCGGTTCTGGACAACCCTGAGGACCCCGCGACCGTCATATTGGATGAGGCCAAGGCCGAACCGCTGTTCAAGATGGTCCAGGCCGACCACTCGCTCACCAAGACGAAGAAGAAGGAAAAGAGCAAGAAGAAGGCAGAGCCGGTCACCAAGGCTCCCGCGGCCGAGGTCCGGGTCGACGTCTCCAACGGCGGCGGCCCGCTGGGTGCCGCCCAGGAGACCGTCGACTGGCTGCAGAACGACAAGGGCGCGCCGCTGTCCACCAACGCCGGCAACGCGCCCACGACGCTCGACACGACCCGCCTGGAGTACGCGCCCAACCAGGCCGGCCAGGCCGCCACCCTGGCCGAGTGGATGGGCCTGCCCAAGTCCGCGATGAAGCAGACGACGGGCGACGCCGGTCCGAAGGTGCCGATGAAGCTCATCCTCGGCAAGGACTTCACCGGCGCCGGCCAGCCGGTCGAGGCGCCGACGAAGACTCCGGACGGGGTCCAGAACGTCAACGCGGACAACAAGAACGTCTGTGCCAAGTAA
- a CDS encoding LCP family protein: protein MSEWRDGLPRDDDRNRYGRGSGSVQPEGARAMRQVRRDAAPGYGSEPPLPPGMSPRRQAVPPQPGYDGGHGGGRYDDGYNTGQVYGGGRGGGAGHGDDGYRPRPNWGRRIKVTLTTLVVVVLAVSIGTYFWADSKMRKEVDLSKVIDRPEEGDGTNYLIVGSDSREGMSDQQKKDLHTGSAEGKRTDSMMILHVGSNGPTLISLPRDSNITIPEFRGSESGKMQPAMGANKLNAAYSIDGPQLLVRTVEYNTGLHIDHYAEIGFAGFANIVDAIGGVDMKLEKGFKDKWSGADFKAGEQTLNGQQALAYVRTRHAFSGSDLDRTKNQQKFLSTLAHQVASPGTLLNPFQLYPAMGAGLDTLIVDKDMGPYSLAKMFFALKDVTGKGGEGKSMNMPTSGSVGGNLQWDMPKVKQLVNELKNDDPVTVTADE from the coding sequence ATGAGCGAGTGGCGCGACGGGTTGCCCCGTGACGACGACAGGAACCGGTACGGACGCGGCAGCGGCAGCGTCCAGCCGGAGGGCGCGCGCGCCATGCGGCAGGTGCGCCGCGACGCCGCTCCCGGATACGGCTCCGAGCCGCCGCTGCCGCCCGGCATGTCGCCGCGCCGGCAGGCCGTACCGCCGCAGCCGGGCTACGACGGTGGCCACGGCGGCGGGCGGTACGACGACGGGTACAACACCGGCCAGGTCTACGGCGGCGGCCGCGGCGGCGGCGCGGGCCACGGCGACGACGGCTACCGCCCCCGCCCCAACTGGGGCCGCCGCATCAAGGTGACCCTCACCACGCTGGTCGTCGTCGTGCTCGCCGTCTCGATCGGTACGTACTTCTGGGCCGACTCCAAGATGCGCAAGGAGGTCGACCTCAGCAAGGTGATCGACCGCCCCGAGGAGGGCGACGGCACCAACTACCTGATCGTCGGCTCCGACAGCCGCGAGGGCATGTCCGACCAGCAGAAGAAGGACCTGCACACCGGCTCGGCCGAGGGCAAGCGGACCGACTCGATGATGATCCTGCACGTGGGCTCCAACGGCCCGACGCTGATCTCCCTGCCGCGCGACTCCAACATCACGATCCCGGAGTTCCGCGGTTCCGAGTCCGGCAAGATGCAGCCCGCGATGGGCGCCAACAAGCTCAACGCCGCGTACTCCATCGACGGCCCCCAGCTGCTGGTCCGCACCGTGGAGTACAACACCGGTCTGCACATCGACCACTACGCCGAGATCGGCTTCGCGGGCTTCGCGAACATCGTGGACGCCATCGGCGGCGTGGACATGAAGCTGGAGAAGGGCTTCAAGGACAAGTGGTCCGGCGCCGACTTCAAGGCCGGCGAGCAGACCCTGAACGGCCAGCAGGCCCTGGCGTACGTCCGTACCCGGCACGCCTTCTCCGGCAGTGACCTGGACCGCACCAAGAACCAGCAGAAGTTCCTCTCGACGCTGGCCCACCAGGTGGCCTCGCCCGGCACGCTGCTGAACCCCTTCCAGCTCTACCCCGCCATGGGCGCCGGCCTGGACACCCTGATCGTCGACAAGGACATGGGCCCCTACTCGCTGGCCAAGATGTTCTTCGCGCTGAAGGACGTCACCGGCAAGGGCGGCGAGGGCAAGTCGATGAACATGCCGACCTCCGGCAGCGTCGGCGGCAACCTCCAGTGGGACATGCCGAAGGTCAAGCAGCTGGTGAACGAGCTGAAGAACGACGACCCGGTCACGGTCACCGCCGACGAGTGA
- a CDS encoding TIGR03089 family protein: protein MNATDRTPADLLRSALASDPARPLVTFYDDATGERVELSVATFANWVAKTANYLQDELSAEPGDRLALLLPTHWQTAVWLVACSSVGVVADVGGDPAAADVVVSGPDTLEAARACSGERVALALRPLGGRFPEPPAGFADYAAEVPGQGDRFAPYAPVDPQAPALAVDGREFTGAETVTAALELARLPERQRVLSTLPYGTWDGLAYGLYAPLATGGSVVLCRNADRLDDGGLARRKEAEQVTVVAPAGD, encoded by the coding sequence ATGAACGCCACCGACCGAACCCCCGCCGACCTGCTGCGATCCGCGCTGGCCTCCGACCCGGCGCGGCCGCTCGTGACCTTCTACGACGACGCCACGGGCGAGCGTGTCGAACTGTCCGTCGCCACCTTCGCCAATTGGGTGGCCAAGACCGCCAACTACCTCCAGGACGAGCTGTCGGCCGAGCCCGGCGACCGGCTCGCGCTGCTGCTCCCCACGCACTGGCAGACCGCCGTCTGGCTGGTGGCCTGCTCGTCCGTCGGCGTGGTCGCGGACGTGGGCGGCGACCCGGCGGCCGCGGACGTCGTCGTCAGCGGCCCGGACACCCTGGAGGCGGCGCGGGCCTGCTCCGGGGAGCGGGTGGCGCTCGCGCTGCGCCCGCTGGGCGGCCGGTTCCCCGAGCCGCCGGCCGGCTTCGCCGACTACGCCGCGGAGGTGCCGGGCCAGGGCGACCGCTTCGCGCCGTACGCGCCGGTCGATCCGCAGGCCCCCGCGCTCGCCGTGGACGGCCGCGAGTTCACCGGCGCGGAGACCGTCACGGCGGCCCTGGAGCTGGCGCGGCTGCCCGAGCGGCAGCGGGTGCTGTCCACGCTGCCGTACGGCACCTGGGACGGACTGGCGTACGGGCTCTACGCACCACTGGCGACCGGCGGCTCGGTCGTCCTGTGCCGCAACGCGGACCGGCTCGACGACGGCGGACTGGCCAGGCGCAAGGAGGCCGAGCAGGTCACCGTCGTCGCGCCCGCCGGGGACTGA
- a CDS encoding LCP family protein codes for MPPPPRTLPLPAPRRRRRRARWIVRIAAVGSVTLLAASGIGHAMVTGVDEGIARVDAFKGMDHRPKPVTGNGMNFLVAGTDGRDRLSKAEKDRYHLGGEPCHCTDTVMLVHLSAARDRASVISLPRDSYAEVPEYQDEKTGRTVPAHPVRLNAAYAEGGPNLTVRTVEHMTGVHIDHYLEVDFTSFMKTVDAVGGVPVCTSSPLKDRYTGLDLPKGRSELNGGEALQYVRARHLDGGSDLGRMQRQQRFLVGLLNRITDSDALMNPVTFKRISSTVLGSLRADAGFGPREMVALGQALRGFKPSSSEFASVPVGDISYTVPNLGSTVKWDEERAEQLFEAVRADRPLAVHKKRKHRATMVEVAPEEVRVQVDNGTRIRGQAARTDEALRKNGFATTGTPRNAPSPAEHTEIAYDPRWNRSVRTLAAALPGAELREVPGQGPVLRVTLGPDHKDVHKVRTETSSPGSEDVEAVTGDEEDCR; via the coding sequence ATGCCCCCACCGCCCCGCACCCTCCCTCTCCCCGCTCCACGCAGGCGGCGCCGGCGCGCACGGTGGATCGTGCGGATCGCCGCTGTCGGCTCCGTCACCCTGCTGGCCGCGAGCGGCATCGGACACGCGATGGTCACCGGGGTCGACGAGGGGATCGCCCGGGTGGACGCCTTCAAGGGCATGGACCACCGGCCGAAGCCGGTCACCGGGAACGGGATGAACTTCCTGGTCGCGGGCACGGACGGCCGGGACCGGCTGTCGAAGGCGGAGAAGGACCGGTACCACCTCGGCGGTGAGCCCTGTCACTGCACCGACACGGTCATGCTCGTCCACCTGTCGGCGGCCAGGGACCGGGCCAGCGTGATCAGCCTGCCCCGCGACTCCTACGCCGAGGTGCCCGAGTACCAGGACGAGAAGACCGGGCGGACGGTCCCGGCCCACCCCGTCCGGCTGAACGCGGCGTACGCGGAGGGCGGCCCGAACCTCACCGTCCGTACCGTCGAGCACATGACCGGCGTGCACATCGACCACTACCTGGAGGTCGACTTCACCAGCTTCATGAAGACCGTGGACGCGGTCGGCGGCGTGCCGGTGTGCACCAGCTCACCGCTGAAGGACCGCTACACCGGGCTCGACCTGCCGAAGGGCCGCAGTGAGCTGAACGGCGGCGAGGCGCTGCAGTACGTACGCGCCCGGCATCTCGACGGCGGCTCGGACCTGGGCCGTATGCAGCGGCAGCAGCGCTTCCTGGTCGGCCTGCTGAACCGGATCACCGACTCGGACGCGCTGATGAACCCCGTGACGTTCAAGCGGATCAGCTCGACCGTGCTGGGCTCGCTGCGCGCCGACGCCGGCTTCGGCCCGCGGGAGATGGTCGCGCTCGGCCAGGCGCTGCGCGGCTTCAAGCCCTCGTCCTCGGAGTTCGCCTCCGTCCCCGTCGGCGACATCAGCTACACCGTGCCGAACCTCGGCTCGACGGTGAAGTGGGACGAGGAGCGGGCGGAGCAGCTCTTCGAGGCCGTCCGCGCGGACCGCCCGCTGGCCGTCCACAAGAAGCGCAAGCACCGCGCGACCATGGTCGAGGTGGCGCCGGAGGAGGTCCGGGTCCAGGTCGACAACGGCACCCGCATCCGCGGCCAGGCCGCGCGGACCGACGAGGCGCTGCGGAAGAACGGCTTCGCGACCACCGGTACGCCCCGCAACGCCCCGTCCCCGGCCGAGCACACCGAGATCGCCTACGACCCGCGCTGGAACCGCTCGGTGCGGACGCTGGCCGCCGCGCTGCCCGGCGCGGAGCTGCGCGAGGTGCCCGGGCAGGGGCCGGTGCTGCGCGTCACGCTCGGCCCCGACCACAAGGACGTGCACAAGGTGCGCACCGAGACGTCCTCCCCCGGCTCCGAGGACGTCGAGGCGGTCACGGGGGACGAGGAGGATTGCCGGTGA
- a CDS encoding acyl-CoA thioesterase produces MTDLVTDGPEGSLPGKPTSVSRTTLSHIMDASHTNLLGTVHGGVIMKLVDDAAGAVAGRHSGGPAVTASMDEMAFLEPVRVGDLVHVKAQVNWTGRSSMEVGVRVLAERWNESTPAQQVGSAYLVFAAVDENGKPRPVPPVIPETERDKRRYQEAQIRRTHRLARRRAIKELRERRAADGVDES; encoded by the coding sequence ATGACCGATCTCGTCACCGACGGCCCCGAGGGCAGCCTTCCGGGCAAGCCCACCTCCGTCTCGCGCACCACGCTCAGCCACATCATGGACGCGAGCCACACCAATCTCCTCGGCACGGTCCACGGCGGCGTGATCATGAAGCTGGTGGACGACGCGGCGGGCGCGGTGGCCGGCCGGCACTCCGGCGGCCCGGCCGTCACCGCCTCCATGGACGAGATGGCGTTCCTGGAGCCGGTCAGGGTCGGCGACCTGGTCCATGTGAAGGCCCAGGTCAACTGGACCGGCCGGTCCTCCATGGAGGTCGGCGTACGGGTACTGGCCGAGCGCTGGAACGAGTCCACCCCCGCCCAGCAGGTCGGCTCCGCCTACCTGGTCTTCGCCGCCGTCGACGAGAACGGCAAGCCGCGCCCGGTCCCGCCGGTGATCCCCGAGACCGAGCGCGACAAGCGCCGCTACCAGGAGGCGCAGATCCGCCGTACGCACCGGCTCGCCCGCCGCCGCGCCATCAAGGAGCTGCGCGAGCGCCGCGCCGCCGACGGCGTCGACGAGAGCTGA
- a CDS encoding LCP family glycopolymer transferase: MEHRPEIPEELQRCNERPAAGDGRPPRRRWLRRTAVGTGVAVLGAGALGWLAYDKLNGNITADSDTAAKLREYEAERPPASAENVQNILLIGSDNRGGGNRKYGADDGTQRSDTTILLHLAADRKSATAVSIPRDLMVQVPRCTKRDGSRTQPVFTQFNYAFEAAGPACTIRTVERMTDIRVDHHMILDFTGFTHMVDAVDGVEVCLPEAVADQDSHLNLAAGRHVLRGEQALGYVRARKSLGNGSDTQRMARQQQFLAALVKKVQGNGVLLNPTRLYPLLDAATSSLTTDEELASLKGLFNLVRSVRDIPTEKIRFLTVPRQAYAYNVNRDELVQPDAGQLFARLRADRPVPVRPAPTEPADTTEYDDPAKDLQTGRTDARGAGRSNSGDEADKPDHPESATPGPVTTFRGTTADRGICR; the protein is encoded by the coding sequence GTGGAGCACAGGCCGGAGATCCCCGAAGAACTGCAGCGCTGCAACGAGCGGCCGGCAGCCGGCGACGGCCGGCCGCCGCGGCGGCGGTGGCTGCGCAGGACCGCGGTCGGCACGGGCGTCGCCGTGCTGGGCGCGGGCGCGCTCGGCTGGCTGGCGTACGACAAGCTCAACGGCAACATCACGGCCGACTCCGACACCGCGGCCAAGCTGCGCGAGTACGAGGCCGAGCGGCCGCCGGCCTCGGCGGAGAACGTGCAGAACATCCTGCTCATCGGCTCGGACAACCGCGGCGGCGGGAACCGGAAGTACGGCGCCGACGACGGCACCCAGCGCTCGGACACCACGATCCTGCTGCACCTGGCGGCGGACCGGAAGAGCGCGACGGCGGTCAGCATCCCGCGCGACCTGATGGTGCAGGTGCCGCGCTGCACCAAGCGGGACGGCAGCCGCACCCAGCCGGTCTTCACGCAGTTCAACTACGCGTTCGAGGCGGCGGGACCGGCCTGCACGATCCGTACGGTCGAGCGGATGACCGACATCCGCGTCGACCACCACATGATCCTGGACTTCACCGGCTTCACGCACATGGTGGACGCGGTGGACGGGGTGGAGGTCTGCCTGCCGGAGGCCGTGGCCGACCAGGACTCGCACCTGAACCTGGCGGCCGGGCGCCATGTGCTCCGGGGCGAGCAGGCGCTGGGGTACGTACGGGCCCGCAAATCGCTGGGCAACGGCAGCGACACCCAGCGGATGGCGCGCCAGCAGCAGTTCCTGGCGGCACTGGTGAAGAAGGTGCAGGGCAACGGCGTACTGCTCAATCCCACACGCCTGTACCCGCTCCTGGACGCCGCGACGAGCTCCCTCACCACCGACGAGGAGCTGGCGTCGCTGAAGGGCCTGTTCAACCTGGTGCGCAGCGTCCGGGACATTCCCACGGAGAAGATCCGCTTCCTGACGGTTCCCCGGCAGGCGTACGCGTACAACGTGAACCGCGACGAACTGGTACAGCCGGACGCCGGGCAGCTCTTCGCGCGACTGCGCGCCGACCGACCCGTTCCGGTACGGCCGGCGCCGACAGAACCGGCGGACACCACCGAATACGACGACCCGGCCAAAGACCTGCAGACCGGGCGGACGGATGCCCGCGGCGCCGGCCGTTCGAACAGCGGGGACGAAGCTGACAAGCCCGACCATCCTGAATCGGCCACGCCCGGGCCCGTGACCACCTTCCGGGGAACCACAGCAGATCGGGGCATCTGCCGCTAA